A single Oligoflexia bacterium DNA region contains:
- a CDS encoding transaldolase has protein sequence MQKEMNLIVNNKVAARVSFQGKNAPDRLIDYDMNEALKNAEKFYSEFYAQSKNPLAKTREIQFEQLIKILNPYLGQLSTKTTLDVGCGNGSFVDFLEKNLSNDFKSFGVEPALKEETAKLKKISLHEISNNNKIPQNYSLVSLLDVFEHFSNPEEGLTHLTKLIENQGLLLLKVPNKNSTFYRLGKALRGFLPPLSNLILSRLFQINYPPPHFFYYDLESLERALEPRFMILHKSFMSECPVRGLWTRFWGIPTLLRPLAICLGLIYRLFSLRNFNDAIVILAQKRGLLTPNHNKNNGFEKHKGDSMTQQKLKIHVYADGANKEEMIKRNKEGFVKGFTTNPTLMAKVGIKDYEAFARDVLKDIKDLPISFEVFSDDFNEMKKQALKINSWGSNVNVKIPITNTKKQPSLALIKDLLAEGIKLNVTAIFTREQLIGLKEVMKPQDDVIVSVFAGRIADAGVDPIPVMQETVKMFAPLKGAKVLWASPREVLNAYQAEECGCHIITMTDDLIKKLSLRGKDLTEYSLDTVKMFYDDATKAGFSL, from the coding sequence ATGCAAAAAGAAATGAATCTTATCGTCAATAATAAAGTCGCAGCGCGCGTTTCCTTTCAAGGAAAGAATGCGCCCGACAGGCTTATTGATTACGATATGAACGAAGCTCTTAAAAATGCTGAAAAATTTTATTCAGAGTTTTATGCTCAAAGTAAAAATCCACTGGCAAAAACAAGAGAGATTCAATTTGAGCAATTAATTAAAATTCTCAACCCTTATTTAGGTCAGTTATCTACAAAAACAACACTTGATGTAGGTTGTGGAAATGGAAGCTTTGTTGATTTTTTAGAAAAAAATCTAAGTAATGATTTTAAATCCTTCGGCGTTGAGCCCGCACTAAAAGAAGAAACTGCTAAGCTTAAAAAAATCTCACTTCATGAAATTTCAAATAATAATAAAATTCCACAAAATTATTCTTTGGTTTCACTTTTAGATGTGTTTGAGCATTTTTCAAACCCTGAAGAGGGTTTAACCCATCTGACAAAACTCATCGAAAACCAAGGACTTTTACTTTTAAAAGTGCCCAATAAAAATTCAACTTTTTATCGTTTGGGGAAAGCCTTAAGAGGTTTTCTACCGCCATTAAGCAATCTGATTTTATCTCGCCTTTTTCAAATCAATTACCCACCACCCCATTTTTTCTATTACGATTTAGAATCACTTGAAAGGGCTTTAGAACCCAGGTTTATGATCTTACACAAAAGTTTTATGTCTGAATGCCCAGTAAGAGGGCTCTGGACGCGCTTTTGGGGAATCCCGACATTATTACGCCCATTGGCAATTTGCCTTGGATTGATATATCGCCTTTTCTCATTGCGCAATTTCAATGATGCCATCGTAATTTTGGCTCAAAAACGTGGACTTCTCACCCCGAACCATAATAAAAATAATGGATTCGAAAAACACAAGGGAGATTCTATGACTCAGCAAAAACTCAAAATTCATGTGTACGCCGATGGTGCCAATAAAGAAGAAATGATCAAGCGTAACAAAGAAGGCTTTGTCAAAGGATTTACTACTAACCCAACATTGATGGCAAAAGTCGGAATCAAAGACTATGAAGCCTTTGCTCGTGATGTTTTAAAAGATATTAAAGATCTCCCAATTTCCTTTGAAGTTTTCTCAGATGATTTTAATGAAATGAAAAAACAAGCTCTAAAAATCAATTCATGGGGTTCAAACGTTAACGTTAAGATCCCAATCACCAATACAAAAAAACAACCTTCACTAGCACTGATTAAAGATCTCTTAGCTGAAGGAATTAAACTTAATGTCACAGCGATCTTTACTCGCGAACAACTAATCGGCCTAAAAGAAGTTATGAAGCCTCAAGATGATGTTATCGTCTCTGTATTTGCTGGACGTATTGCTGACGCAGGAGTTGATCCAATTCCTGTGATGCAAGAAACTGTAAAAATGTTTGCCCCCTTGAAAGGTGCAAAAGTTTTATGGGCCTCACCTCGTGAAGTGCTCAACGCCTATCAAGCTGAAGAGTGCGGATGTCACATCATCACCATGACTGATGATCTGATTAAAAAACTTTCTCTTCGCGGAAAAGATCTCACCGAGTATTCTCTAGACACAGTAAAAATGTTCTACGACGATGCAACAAAGGCCGGCTTTAGTCTTTAA
- a CDS encoding GNAT family protein: protein MKLLGEKLYLRPVALSDVGERYHRWMNDPEVTKFLEVRFSPQSLNDVRSYVEKMISKKDEPFFAICVNETHEHIGNIKLGPINPHHKSADVSLVIGEKSAWGKGFASEAIGLVTEYAFKKLALNKLKAGCYSENEGSARAFEKCGWQREGLLRGQAICDGKETDVVLLGIKFSDYKSGIKNNA, encoded by the coding sequence ATGAAACTTTTAGGTGAAAAACTTTACTTACGACCTGTTGCACTCAGTGATGTGGGTGAGCGGTATCACCGCTGGATGAATGACCCTGAGGTCACTAAGTTTTTAGAAGTGCGTTTTTCTCCTCAAAGTCTAAATGATGTTCGCTCGTATGTTGAAAAAATGATTTCAAAAAAAGATGAACCATTTTTTGCGATCTGCGTGAATGAAACACATGAACATATTGGAAACATTAAGCTTGGGCCTATTAACCCACACCATAAATCAGCAGATGTGAGTTTAGTTATCGGCGAAAAAAGTGCATGGGGTAAAGGTTTTGCCTCAGAGGCCATTGGTCTTGTCACAGAGTATGCATTTAAAAAATTAGCACTTAATAAATTAAAAGCTGGGTGTTACAGCGAAAACGAAGGCAGTGCTCGCGCATTTGAAAAGTGCGGATGGCAACGTGAAGGTTTACTTCGCGGACAAGCCATCTGCGACGGTAAAGAAACCGACGTGGTTTTATTAGGTATTAAATTCTCAGATTATAAGAGTGGAATAAAAAATAATGCTTAA
- the hisH gene encoding imidazole glycerol phosphate synthase subunit HisH — MIAIVDLDMGNLRSVSNAIYSLGFDFEIARGAQKLEDATHLIIPGVGSYTTAMKQVEKFELETAISTFAKSGRPVLGICLGMQILSESGDEGGIMPGLKLVPGKVLKLDESLGLAIPHVGWNNIELTNSKHPIFDKVKSGVDFYFVHSYQYECANSQDLLATVEYGDKISAIVGKDNVLGFQFHPEKSQANGLRLLENFCDWDGKC, encoded by the coding sequence ATGATCGCCATCGTCGATCTCGACATGGGAAATCTCAGATCAGTCTCAAACGCCATATATAGTCTTGGTTTTGATTTTGAAATCGCACGCGGTGCTCAAAAACTCGAAGATGCAACTCATTTGATTATCCCAGGTGTGGGTTCGTACACCACAGCCATGAAACAAGTTGAAAAATTTGAATTAGAAACGGCCATCAGTACTTTTGCAAAAAGTGGTCGCCCTGTTTTAGGAATTTGCCTCGGTATGCAAATCCTTTCTGAGAGTGGTGATGAAGGTGGCATTATGCCGGGGTTAAAACTGGTTCCGGGAAAAGTCTTAAAGCTTGATGAGTCTCTTGGATTAGCTATTCCTCATGTAGGTTGGAATAATATTGAACTGACAAATTCTAAGCATCCTATTTTTGATAAAGTAAAAAGTGGTGTGGATTTTTATTTCGTGCACTCTTATCAATATGAATGCGCAAATTCACAAGATCTTTTAGCAACAGTTGAATACGGAGATAAGATTTCAGCCATTGTGGGTAAAGACAATGTGCTGGGGTTTCAATTTCATCCTGAAAAAAGCCAAGCCAATGGTTTAAGGCTTTTAGAGAATTTCTGTGATTGGGATGGCAAATGCTGA
- a CDS encoding imidazole glycerol phosphate synthase cyclase subunit gives MLKKRIIPVQLLMNDRLVKTAKFDTHRDVGDPVASSRVYNSQYADELVFLNINRKNRSVNTLLALIEKVSEVCFMPLSFGGGIVKLEDAEQLIKNGADKVIVNSSNYENKNLITQIADKFGAQAAIASIDARFENGEYVLHSNCGTKRENVSLENHVKDLIERGAGEIFINSIDRDGTMTGYDLGLISRVMKCASVPVIACGGAGTYEHMKLAFLETRVSALACGSLFNFGDNNPIRAKAFLSNYDLNFKKV, from the coding sequence ATGCTGAAAAAACGAATCATCCCTGTACAGCTTTTAATGAATGACCGACTTGTGAAAACGGCAAAGTTTGATACCCACCGGGATGTGGGTGACCCCGTGGCAAGTTCTCGGGTTTATAATTCTCAATATGCTGATGAATTGGTTTTTTTAAATATCAATCGAAAAAACCGCTCTGTGAATACGCTTCTTGCGTTAATAGAAAAAGTTTCAGAAGTTTGTTTTATGCCCCTTTCTTTTGGCGGGGGCATTGTGAAGCTAGAAGATGCAGAACAGCTCATTAAAAACGGGGCTGATAAAGTTATTGTGAATTCATCAAACTATGAAAATAAAAATCTCATTACTCAAATCGCCGATAAGTTTGGTGCGCAAGCAGCAATTGCGTCTATTGATGCGCGTTTTGAAAATGGGGAATATGTTCTTCACTCAAATTGTGGAACCAAACGTGAAAATGTCAGTTTAGAGAATCATGTCAAAGATTTGATAGAGCGTGGAGCAGGGGAGATCTTTATTAACTCCATTGACCGAGACGGCACCATGACTGGTTATGATTTGGGTCTTATCTCGCGGGTAATGAAGTGTGCTTCGGTTCCTGTGATTGCCTGTGGTGGTGCTGGAACTTATGAGCATATGAAACTAGCATTTCTTGAAACACGTGTGAGCGCTTTAGCGTGTGGGAGTCTTTTTAATTTTGGAGATAATAATCCTATTCGAGCAAAAGCATTTTTAAGCAATTACGATTTGAATTTTAAAAAGGTATGA
- a CDS encoding alkaline phosphatase family protein codes for MKKQKRILLFELNEYNKDLLTEASKALSLKNIQKVLTYPQSTTRTSDTYDSNFLEPWVQWVSVHTGTPSSEHQIKHLGDVPHLGAPQIWEVLSQKGVTSGVWGAMNASRNNAAHCQFFLPDPWTFSEPGYPSELNKLLDFPRYLAKNYLDISKTKSTSKLFKFLSVFFSSKVTLAFLTELPKAIKNLIKYKGEHFVAISFTDYILTLVFLEYRRRYNPQFTILFLNSIAHVQHHHWHGEDYKNNERLVFCLEYIDRILGHVLKELDEDDVFIMLNGLSQMNTNKEKPWILYRQFDQGRFLETAGVEVLRVEPHMTYDAHVFFQAKEHCLKAQEILKNAKINGQALFLVESYDADPLKLFYRINFFDKVAGDAVLEINGQKFKFFELFQSIVTRTGKHIPVGTIYSNAPDLPKNMYNHELYKYIVDFYDQQQRSQPAKNNAINRHANP; via the coding sequence ATGAAAAAACAAAAGAGAATTTTGTTATTTGAACTCAATGAGTACAATAAAGATCTTCTCACAGAAGCATCAAAGGCCCTTTCGTTAAAAAACATCCAAAAAGTTTTAACTTATCCCCAATCCACAACGCGAACTTCTGATACTTACGACAGTAATTTCTTAGAGCCTTGGGTACAGTGGGTTTCAGTACACACGGGCACACCTTCTAGTGAACATCAGATTAAACATCTAGGTGATGTACCTCATTTAGGAGCTCCGCAGATTTGGGAGGTTTTATCTCAAAAAGGGGTGACCAGTGGTGTTTGGGGCGCCATGAATGCCAGTCGCAATAACGCAGCTCATTGTCAGTTTTTTTTACCAGACCCCTGGACTTTTTCTGAACCCGGGTATCCTTCGGAGCTTAATAAACTTTTAGATTTTCCACGGTATTTAGCGAAAAACTATCTTGATATTTCAAAAACTAAATCGACTTCAAAACTTTTTAAATTCTTAAGTGTATTTTTCTCATCAAAAGTGACGTTGGCTTTTTTAACTGAATTGCCTAAGGCCATTAAGAACCTTATTAAATATAAAGGTGAGCATTTCGTCGCTATTTCATTTACCGATTATATTTTGACTTTGGTATTTTTAGAGTACAGAAGGCGTTATAATCCACAATTCACAATTCTATTTTTAAACAGTATTGCTCATGTGCAACATCATCATTGGCATGGGGAAGATTATAAAAACAATGAGCGTCTTGTTTTTTGCTTAGAGTATATCGATAGAATTTTAGGTCATGTTCTTAAAGAACTTGATGAAGATGATGTATTTATAATGCTCAATGGGCTTTCGCAGATGAATACCAATAAAGAAAAGCCATGGATTTTGTACCGCCAATTTGACCAAGGTAGATTTTTAGAAACTGCAGGCGTGGAGGTTTTGCGTGTTGAACCTCACATGACTTACGACGCTCATGTGTTTTTTCAAGCAAAAGAACATTGCCTCAAGGCCCAAGAGATTTTAAAAAATGCTAAGATCAACGGGCAAGCTTTGTTTTTAGTTGAAAGCTATGATGCTGACCCGTTGAAACTTTTTTATCGCATTAACTTTTTTGATAAAGTAGCGGGTGATGCAGTTCTTGAAATTAATGGTCAGAAATTTAAGTTCTTTGAACTTTTTCAAAGTATTGTTACTCGAACGGGCAAACATATTCCCGTGGGCACAATCTATAGCAATGCTCCCGATCTTCCAAAAAACATGTACAATCATGAGTTGTATAAATATATAGTGGACTTCTATGACCAACAACAAAGATCTCAACCCGCCAAAAATAACGCCATCAACCGACACGCAAATCCTTAA
- a CDS encoding glycosyltransferase, translating to MPVLQNPILPPLIIPAYQPDPSLVLLVEELISLGFSSIVVVNDGSRPEKTAVLDKLSQKNEVTLLHHAVNLGKGAALKTAFNHILVNQPNVKGVVTVDADGQHRPGDVLKVAQELLQSANSLILGSRAFQGEVPLRSRFGNLMTRNIFRLLIGKKLVDTQTGLRGIPTAFLSTLLPIKSTRYEFELDMLITAVRSGYSLNEVAIATVYENNNQSSHFNPFLDSFRIYFIFLRFISLSLVTYMTDLIIFSIVYYFSGQVFNSVLFGRLGGAVVNVTGSKIFVFKSDKKMGKVLVQYATLWLSLLGISYALMILFVEQWHFNVYFSRVAVDSTLFLFNFVIQRDLIFRPPEVERS from the coding sequence ATGCCTGTTTTGCAAAACCCTATCTTACCGCCATTGATCATTCCTGCCTATCAACCAGATCCTTCATTGGTTTTATTGGTAGAGGAGCTTATTAGTTTAGGGTTTTCCTCCATCGTAGTTGTGAATGATGGTTCACGCCCTGAAAAAACCGCCGTTTTAGACAAGCTTTCTCAAAAAAATGAAGTGACCCTGCTTCACCATGCAGTGAACCTTGGTAAAGGAGCAGCGCTTAAGACGGCTTTTAACCATATTTTGGTAAATCAACCAAACGTCAAAGGTGTTGTCACTGTGGATGCCGATGGGCAGCACCGTCCTGGGGATGTGCTCAAAGTAGCCCAAGAGCTTTTGCAAAGTGCAAATTCATTGATTTTGGGTTCTCGTGCATTTCAAGGTGAAGTACCTCTGCGCAGTCGCTTTGGCAATTTGATGACAAGAAACATCTTTCGTTTGCTTATAGGTAAAAAATTGGTTGATACACAAACAGGTTTAAGAGGCATCCCCACGGCTTTTTTGAGCACTCTTTTACCAATAAAAAGCACGCGCTATGAATTTGAACTCGATATGCTCATCACGGCTGTTCGAAGTGGTTACTCGTTAAATGAAGTGGCCATTGCCACTGTTTACGAGAATAACAATCAAAGTTCACATTTTAATCCGTTTTTAGATTCGTTTCGTATTTATTTTATTTTTCTTCGATTCATCTCGCTCTCTTTAGTGACTTACATGACTGACCTGATTATTTTTTCTATCGTCTATTATTTTTCAGGTCAGGTCTTTAACAGCGTTCTTTTCGGACGTTTAGGTGGAGCCGTTGTCAATGTCACGGGATCTAAGATTTTTGTTTTTAAATCAGATAAAAAAATGGGCAAAGTATTGGTGCAGTACGCAACACTTTGGCTAAGTCTTCTTGGAATTTCATACGCGCTCATGATCTTGTTTGTTGAGCAGTGGCATTTTAATGTTTATTTTTCTCGAGTGGCGGTGGATTCCACACTTTTCTTATTCAATTTTGTGATTCAGCGTGATTTGATCTTTAGACCACCCGAGGTTGAGAGGTCATGA
- a CDS encoding methyltransferase domain-containing protein — MQDLATEEKVKKFYESQGWAADQTGSTTDAKLWEDLRPMAQKYVAACRRKLLKYLPKNGDLFLDCASGPIQYPEYLEYSQGFKKRICVDISQRALDVAQKKLGSRGETVCASLLNLPFPDNHFDAAVSLHTIYHIDQTQQETAVRELLRVAKPGTPIVIVYSNPNRLLARMKRFVKPEPTPTEDSERIYFYAHPLKWWKQFEDKADVKTVAWRSLTAKDAKRLIPGNKSGEVMLNALLKIETYLPKFMAGLSAYPLIILTKK, encoded by the coding sequence ATGCAAGATCTTGCCACTGAAGAAAAAGTAAAAAAATTCTATGAATCCCAAGGCTGGGCTGCAGACCAAACAGGCTCAACCACAGACGCCAAACTGTGGGAAGACCTAAGACCCATGGCGCAAAAATATGTTGCAGCCTGTCGCCGAAAACTTCTCAAATATCTTCCGAAAAATGGAGATCTATTCTTAGACTGCGCTTCAGGGCCTATTCAGTACCCAGAATATCTTGAATACTCCCAAGGCTTTAAAAAACGAATCTGCGTTGATATTTCTCAACGCGCATTAGATGTAGCACAAAAAAAGTTAGGCTCTCGAGGCGAAACCGTTTGTGCCAGTCTCTTGAATTTGCCATTTCCGGATAATCATTTTGACGCGGCTGTCAGTTTACATACGATTTATCATATCGACCAAACTCAACAAGAAACTGCGGTTCGCGAACTTCTACGCGTAGCAAAACCTGGTACACCAATTGTGATTGTGTATTCTAATCCAAATCGGCTGTTGGCTCGCATGAAACGCTTCGTTAAGCCTGAACCAACACCTACCGAAGATAGCGAGCGCATTTATTTTTATGCTCACCCGTTAAAATGGTGGAAGCAGTTTGAAGATAAAGCTGATGTAAAAACGGTTGCTTGGCGAAGCCTTACGGCCAAAGATGCCAAACGTTTGATTCCCGGAAATAAAAGTGGCGAAGTTATGTTGAATGCACTTTTAAAAATCGAAACTTATCTTCCAAAATTCATGGCAGGGCTTAGCGCTTACCCTCTAATTATTCTCACCAAAAAATAA
- a CDS encoding N-acetyl sugar amidotransferase, with amino-acid sequence MLKKCIKCGLPETYETIEFDEKMVCNICRQKNFKDATINWPARKKILDGLIEEYRGKYEYDCVVPFSGGKDSTFTLNYLIREYKVKPLVVQFNHGFMRETLLKNNERTFKQLGVDVISFTPNWKVVKRLMLEALIRKGDFCWHCHTGIFSYPMHVAIKYNTPLVLWGEPSSEYTAYYDYRDDEIEEVDETRFNRFVNLGITAEDMEGMIKDDFKLDKRDLAPYTYPKTHDLKKLKYRSVCLGSFIPWDVKQNVAEIQSELGWKGDDVEGMPPGKYPYEKIECYMQGVRDYIKFLKRGYSRVTQMTALDLRNQRIDKKEADELVNKFEGRKPPSLLLFLEYLGLSEEEFNDIVRKTVIPPFSPDFNNIQSSPKTWDFDKWYRESK; translated from the coding sequence ATGCTTAAGAAATGCATCAAATGTGGACTTCCTGAAACATATGAAACCATCGAGTTTGACGAGAAGATGGTTTGCAATATCTGTCGCCAAAAAAACTTTAAAGACGCCACAATTAATTGGCCCGCGCGAAAAAAAATCTTAGACGGACTCATCGAAGAGTATCGAGGTAAATATGAATACGATTGTGTGGTGCCTTTTTCAGGTGGAAAAGATTCTACCTTCACACTTAATTATTTAATTCGGGAATATAAAGTTAAACCTCTGGTTGTTCAGTTCAACCACGGCTTTATGCGTGAGACTCTTTTAAAAAATAATGAGCGCACTTTTAAACAATTAGGTGTTGATGTAATTAGCTTCACGCCTAACTGGAAAGTCGTTAAGCGTTTGATGCTTGAGGCATTAATTCGTAAAGGTGATTTTTGTTGGCATTGCCACACAGGAATTTTCTCTTACCCCATGCACGTAGCAATTAAATATAACACTCCACTTGTTCTTTGGGGTGAGCCCTCTTCTGAATACACTGCTTATTATGATTACCGTGATGATGAAATTGAAGAAGTAGATGAAACAAGATTTAATCGTTTCGTAAATCTTGGAATCACCGCTGAAGATATGGAGGGCATGATCAAAGATGATTTTAAATTAGATAAACGAGATCTTGCTCCTTACACTTATCCAAAAACCCATGATCTTAAAAAATTAAAATACAGATCAGTATGCTTGGGTTCATTTATTCCCTGGGATGTAAAACAAAACGTTGCTGAAATTCAATCAGAGCTTGGTTGGAAGGGTGATGACGTTGAAGGTATGCCTCCCGGGAAATACCCGTATGAAAAAATCGAATGTTATATGCAAGGAGTGCGAGACTACATTAAGTTTTTAAAGCGTGGGTACTCTCGTGTAACACAAATGACAGCTCTTGATTTACGTAATCAGCGCATTGATAAAAAAGAAGCAGATGAGTTAGTGAATAAATTTGAAGGGAGAAAGCCACCTTCTCTCCTTTTGTTTTTAGAATATCTCGGTTTAAGTGAAGAAGAGTTTAATGACATTGTTCGTAAAACAGTGATTCCTCCGTTTAGCCCTGATTTTAACAATATCCAAAGCTCACCTAAGACTTGGGATTTTGATAAATGGTATCGGGAGTCTAAATGA
- a CDS encoding imidazole glycerol phosphate synthase cyclase subunit — MLKHRMIPCLFLRNGVLVQSRSFKRYQLLGNPIVAVDRYNQWGVDELVYIDMTPGAYAGIGRDDVALHGRTNILDIIKDVSKKCFMPLTFGGGIRTLEDIGQRLSVGADKITVNTIAVDRPEFISESAKEFGSQCIILSIDAKLNEQGKHIVMRGGKTATELDVVEWAKKGEELGSGEIFLNSVDRDGTAQGYDIELIKKVSDAVNIPVIACGGVGNWGHLAEGITNGGASAVAAANIFSYKEQSILEAKKFLVDAGLNFRSEGLS; from the coding sequence ATGCTTAAACATCGTATGATTCCCTGTTTGTTTTTGCGTAATGGAGTTTTGGTTCAAAGCCGAAGCTTTAAGCGCTATCAATTGCTGGGAAACCCCATTGTGGCTGTTGATCGCTACAATCAGTGGGGTGTGGATGAGCTTGTTTATATCGATATGACTCCTGGTGCATATGCGGGTATTGGTCGAGATGACGTTGCACTTCATGGACGCACCAATATTTTAGATATTATCAAAGATGTTTCAAAAAAATGTTTTATGCCCCTCACATTCGGTGGTGGTATTCGTACATTAGAAGATATCGGTCAGCGTCTCTCCGTTGGTGCTGATAAAATTACTGTGAACACCATTGCTGTTGATAGGCCTGAGTTTATTTCTGAAAGTGCTAAGGAATTTGGTTCTCAATGTATTATTCTTTCCATCGATGCAAAATTAAATGAACAGGGTAAGCATATCGTCATGCGAGGTGGAAAAACCGCCACAGAGCTTGATGTTGTTGAGTGGGCGAAAAAAGGTGAAGAATTGGGTTCTGGCGAGATATTTCTAAACTCAGTGGATCGTGATGGGACAGCACAGGGTTATGATATCGAATTAATTAAGAAAGTTTCAGACGCTGTGAATATTCCAGTTATTGCTTGTGGCGGTGTTGGCAATTGGGGGCACTTAGCTGAAGGAATCACAAATGGTGGGGCTTCAGCTGTGGCCGCAGCAAATATTTTTAGTTATAAAGAGCAAAGTATTTTAGAGGCTAAAAAATTTCTTGTAGATGCGGGTCTGAATTTTAGATCTGAGGGTCTAAGCTAA
- a CDS encoding HAD family hydrolase, with product MNLKPNKAVFLDRDGVINEGVIRGGKPYPPQTVAEFKLLPGVSEAVMALKKAGYKIIVTTNQPDVSQGKQKMEVIEAMHGLLKKWLPLDAIKVCFHVDSDNCECRKPKAGMIFEASKEFNIDLKKSFMIGDRWRDVEAGQTAGCTCFFLEYDYKEKKPAQPYIKVQSLLEAGQKIISGTF from the coding sequence ATGAATTTAAAACCCAATAAAGCTGTATTTCTTGACCGTGATGGGGTGATCAACGAAGGTGTCATTCGAGGTGGTAAACCCTATCCACCACAAACGGTGGCGGAGTTTAAACTTTTACCCGGCGTGAGCGAAGCCGTGATGGCGCTAAAAAAAGCTGGATATAAAATCATCGTCACCACCAATCAGCCCGATGTCAGTCAAGGAAAACAAAAAATGGAAGTCATTGAAGCCATGCATGGTCTTTTAAAAAAATGGCTCCCTCTTGATGCCATCAAAGTTTGTTTTCATGTTGATTCAGATAATTGCGAATGCCGAAAACCAAAAGCAGGAATGATTTTTGAAGCATCAAAAGAGTTTAATATCGATCTTAAAAAGTCATTTATGATCGGCGATCGTTGGCGAGATGTTGAAGCTGGTCAAACCGCTGGGTGTACATGTTTTTTTCTTGAATATGATTATAAAGAAAAAAAGCCCGCACAGCCGTATATCAAAGTTCAATCTCTATTAGAAGCCGGCCAAAAAATAATTTCCGGAACATTTTAA